The Citrifermentans bemidjiense Bem genome window below encodes:
- a CDS encoding chromate transporter: MAALLQLCGVFLKIGVVFFGGGYVLIPLLHRVMVDQMQWLSLKEFLDGVALSQLTPGPLAMLATFSGFKAGGFAGALAGTVCIFLPCTALMLLISSRYRQFSKIQAVKHFLNGILPAVVGLVLAAAFTLGRTSLGSARDFILLGAGFLLLQFTAIAPMAVILGAAAVGLLLNFS; this comes from the coding sequence ATGGCGGCGCTGCTGCAGCTTTGCGGGGTGTTCCTCAAGATCGGGGTGGTCTTTTTCGGAGGGGGATACGTCCTGATCCCGCTTTTGCACCGGGTCATGGTGGATCAGATGCAGTGGCTCTCCCTGAAGGAGTTCCTGGACGGGGTGGCGCTCTCGCAGCTTACCCCCGGACCTTTGGCTATGCTCGCCACCTTCTCCGGGTTCAAGGCCGGGGGATTCGCTGGGGCGCTGGCCGGGACCGTCTGCATCTTCCTTCCCTGCACCGCGCTCATGCTCCTCATTTCGAGCCGCTACCGGCAGTTCAGCAAGATACAGGCGGTGAAACACTTCCTGAACGGGATACTCCCGGCGGTGGTGGGGCTGGTTCTGGCCGCCGCCTTCACGCTGGGGCGGACCTCCCTTGGCTCCGCCCGCGACTTCATCCTCCTGGGCGCCGGATTCCTGCTGCTCCAGTTCACGGCCATAGCGCCTATGGCCGTGATCCTTGGGGCTGCCGCCGTCGGGTTGCTGCTGAATTTCAGTTGA
- a CDS encoding NRDE family protein, with protein sequence MCTLLLACRAHPRYPLVLLANRDEYYERPTAQASFWEDAPQVFGGRDLLHGGTWLGITTTARIAALTNYRDPADLVRHGLSRGRLVSGFLKGTGDSEAYLECLREAAGPFGGYNLLVGTPERLSCYSSKTDRTSILEPGIHGLSNRLLDTPWPKVVRGKKALEQALLAADPDLEELFAILSDRTRPPDDQLPDTGVGLELERLLSPIFIESERYGTRSCTVLLLDRDGEARFVERSFEGGRQSEAAVTMDWSGVLAVG encoded by the coding sequence ATGTGCACTCTGCTTTTGGCCTGCCGCGCCCATCCGCGTTACCCCCTTGTCCTCCTCGCCAACAGGGACGAGTACTACGAACGTCCCACCGCCCAGGCCTCCTTCTGGGAGGACGCGCCGCAGGTCTTCGGCGGGAGGGATCTTTTGCATGGCGGGACCTGGCTCGGCATCACCACGACCGCGAGGATCGCAGCGCTCACCAACTACCGCGACCCTGCCGACCTGGTCAGGCACGGGCTGTCCCGCGGCAGGCTGGTGAGCGGCTTTTTGAAGGGAACAGGCGACTCCGAAGCGTACCTGGAGTGCCTGAGGGAGGCGGCCGGCCCCTTCGGCGGCTACAACCTCCTCGTGGGGACGCCTGAGCGCCTCAGCTGTTATTCCAGCAAGACCGACCGGACCTCTATCCTTGAGCCGGGGATCCACGGGCTGAGCAACCGACTTTTGGATACGCCTTGGCCCAAGGTGGTGCGTGGGAAAAAGGCGCTGGAGCAAGCGCTCCTCGCAGCCGACCCGGATCTGGAGGAGCTCTTCGCCATTCTCTCGGACCGGACCCGTCCTCCCGACGACCAGCTGCCGGACACGGGTGTCGGGCTGGAACTGGAGCGGCTTTTGTCCCCCATCTTCATCGAAAGCGAGCGCTACGGGACGCGCTCTTGCACGGTGCTGCTGTTGGATCGCGACGGGGAGGCGAGGTTCGTCGAGAGGAGCTTCGAGGGAGGAAGGCAGAGCGAGGCTGCCGTCACCATGGACTGGTCCGGTGTCCTGGCAGTGGGGTGA
- a CDS encoding diacylglycerol/lipid kinase family protein, with product MTRRCFLIVNPTSGSYSQRTVDQIMAGLRERGLAPELMPTGSAADPALFAARLCAQHSDPLVIVAGGDGTVNGVLNGLVPGRATLGVVPLGTANVLARELGISSVADALDRLARGTTRPISVGEIERDGEKRRFLLMAGAGMDGAVVRGVRLSEKRVIGKGAYLLSALRVLLSWDRSELRVTGGGRSLSCHGVIVCNAAKYGGNFVLAPEADLFSPGFQVLCIEGGRLAYLKLGLMLLSGRGAPPSCVTSFAATELELSGDKAVQLDGDYFCCTPLHIRTLPELVRLVV from the coding sequence TTGACCAGACGCTGCTTTCTCATCGTGAACCCCACCTCGGGAAGCTATTCCCAGAGAACCGTGGATCAGATCATGGCCGGCCTCAGGGAGAGGGGGCTCGCACCCGAGCTGATGCCGACGGGAAGCGCCGCCGACCCGGCGCTCTTCGCTGCACGCCTTTGCGCCCAACACTCCGATCCGCTGGTCATAGTCGCCGGCGGCGACGGCACGGTGAACGGCGTCCTGAACGGCCTGGTCCCCGGTAGGGCGACCCTCGGGGTGGTCCCCTTGGGGACCGCCAACGTCCTGGCGCGGGAGTTGGGTATCTCTTCCGTCGCCGACGCCCTGGACCGCCTGGCCAGAGGGACGACCCGACCCATCTCCGTGGGCGAGATCGAGCGGGACGGGGAGAAGAGGCGCTTCCTCTTGATGGCGGGCGCCGGGATGGACGGTGCGGTGGTGCGCGGGGTGCGCCTCTCCGAGAAGCGGGTCATAGGAAAAGGGGCCTACCTCCTCTCGGCGCTCAGGGTGCTCCTTTCTTGGGACCGGTCGGAACTCCGGGTTACAGGCGGTGGGCGGAGCCTCTCCTGCCACGGCGTGATCGTCTGCAACGCCGCCAAGTACGGCGGCAATTTCGTGCTCGCCCCCGAGGCGGACCTCTTCTCCCCGGGGTTCCAGGTGCTCTGCATCGAGGGGGGGCGGCTCGCCTACCTGAAGCTCGGCCTCATGCTGCTATCCGGCAGGGGGGCGCCCCCCAGCTGCGTGACCTCGTTCGCCGCGACGGAACTGGAGCTCTCCGGCGACAAGGCGGTGCAACTGGACGGCGACTATTTCTGCTGCACCCCGTTGCACATCAGGACGCTCCCGGAGCTGGTCCGCCTGGTGGTCTGA
- a CDS encoding acyl carrier protein, giving the protein MHIDHGLVTLIDFIKTELGKGKHVHHLSESDDLVEAKVMDSLAVMKLILFLEDQFDVKIGDEDMALDNFRSVETIYALVEKKRKKRNKG; this is encoded by the coding sequence ATGCACATCGATCATGGTCTGGTAACGCTAATCGACTTCATCAAGACAGAACTGGGAAAGGGAAAGCACGTCCATCATCTGAGCGAGAGCGACGACCTGGTAGAGGCGAAGGTGATGGACTCCCTAGCTGTGATGAAACTCATCCTGTTTCTGGAGGACCAGTTCGACGTCAAGATCGGCGACGAGGACATGGCGCTCGACAACTTCAGGTCGGTGGAAACCATCTACGCCCTGGTGGAGAAGAAGCGGAAGAAAAGGAACAAGGGGTAG
- a CDS encoding molybdopterin oxidoreductase family protein, giving the protein MSVITKRSVCPFDCPDTCGMLVEVEGGKAVSVKGDPLHPFSRGTLCPKMRHYEESVHSPLRLTTPLKRTGAKGSGEFAPISWEEAVATIASRWRAIIAEHGAEAILPYSYAGTMGIVQRNAGHPFFHRLGASRLDRTICSPAKGAGWQAVMGQTATPPPETAGKSDLLILWGINAAATSIHFLNQAKEVQAKGGTVWLIDTYETPTASAADRTFLVRPGSDGALALGIMHILAREGLTDMAFLDSQVLGYEELKREVLPLYPPAVCSRITGLAVEEIELMARFFASARAPFIRLGSALSRYGNGAMTVRTICCLPALVGAYGKEGAGCFPDTATGAAFPMGLLLREDLIQGSPRLINMNQLGQALNELSDPPVMGLYVYHSNPAAVTPDQNAVLKGLARENLFTVVHERFMTDTARYADIVLPATSSLEHSDIYRSYGTYCIQRAQGAIDPVGESKSNWEVFSLLAAELGFQEELFNLSADQVIDRLLAVPTPLRQGIDEEALAAGLPVELAAREGGYRTTSGKIEILNRQLAHPLPVYLPTHEENGTLPFRLMTAPNPYALNATFYEREELRARQGGMQLRMNPADAAAKGLADGERVVAWNALGEVTFLLKTTDKVPACLVVAEGVWWLAYAPGSRSVNALTSQRLTDEGGGSTFYDNRVDVRREL; this is encoded by the coding sequence ATGAGCGTCATTACCAAGAGATCGGTCTGCCCCTTCGACTGCCCGGACACCTGCGGCATGCTGGTGGAGGTGGAGGGGGGAAAGGCGGTAAGCGTGAAGGGAGACCCGCTGCACCCCTTCAGCCGCGGCACCCTCTGCCCGAAGATGCGCCACTACGAGGAAAGCGTGCACTCCCCCCTGAGGCTCACCACCCCGCTCAAGAGAACCGGCGCCAAGGGAAGCGGCGAATTCGCCCCGATCTCCTGGGAGGAGGCGGTCGCGACCATCGCTTCTCGCTGGCGCGCCATCATCGCCGAGCACGGGGCCGAGGCGATCCTCCCCTACTCCTATGCGGGTACCATGGGGATCGTGCAGAGAAACGCCGGGCACCCCTTCTTCCACCGGCTTGGGGCCTCCCGGCTGGACCGCACCATCTGCTCCCCGGCCAAGGGGGCGGGGTGGCAGGCGGTGATGGGGCAGACGGCGACACCTCCCCCTGAGACAGCCGGCAAAAGCGACCTCCTGATCCTGTGGGGGATCAACGCGGCCGCCACCAGCATCCATTTCCTGAATCAGGCGAAGGAGGTGCAGGCAAAAGGGGGCACGGTGTGGCTGATCGACACCTACGAGACACCGACCGCCTCGGCCGCGGACCGCACCTTCCTGGTCCGCCCGGGAAGCGACGGGGCCCTGGCCTTGGGGATCATGCACATCCTCGCCCGGGAGGGGCTCACCGATATGGCGTTTCTCGACTCGCAGGTGCTGGGTTATGAGGAGCTTAAGCGCGAGGTGCTCCCGCTCTACCCGCCGGCGGTATGCTCCCGCATCACCGGTCTTGCCGTTGAAGAAATCGAACTCATGGCCCGCTTCTTTGCTTCCGCCCGCGCCCCCTTCATACGCCTGGGTAGCGCACTGTCGCGCTACGGCAACGGCGCCATGACCGTGCGCACCATCTGCTGCCTCCCGGCTCTTGTCGGTGCCTACGGCAAGGAAGGAGCGGGATGCTTCCCCGACACCGCCACCGGCGCCGCCTTTCCCATGGGGCTCTTGCTTCGGGAGGACCTGATCCAGGGCTCGCCGCGCCTGATCAACATGAACCAGCTGGGGCAGGCGCTGAACGAGCTCTCGGACCCGCCGGTCATGGGGCTCTACGTCTACCACTCCAACCCCGCAGCGGTCACCCCGGACCAGAACGCGGTCCTGAAGGGGCTCGCGCGGGAGAACCTCTTCACCGTGGTGCACGAGCGCTTCATGACCGACACGGCGCGCTACGCCGATATCGTGCTTCCGGCCACCTCTTCCCTTGAGCACAGCGACATCTACCGCTCCTACGGCACCTACTGCATACAGAGGGCGCAGGGGGCGATTGATCCCGTCGGGGAGAGCAAGTCCAACTGGGAGGTCTTCTCGCTCCTCGCGGCAGAGCTCGGTTTCCAGGAGGAGCTCTTCAACCTCTCCGCGGACCAGGTGATCGACCGGCTCTTAGCCGTCCCTACGCCGCTGCGCCAGGGGATCGACGAGGAGGCGCTCGCCGCGGGGCTCCCGGTGGAACTCGCCGCGCGGGAAGGGGGATACCGGACCACCTCGGGGAAGATAGAGATCCTGAACCGGCAGCTGGCGCACCCGCTCCCCGTTTACCTTCCCACCCACGAGGAGAACGGGACCCTCCCCTTCAGGCTCATGACCGCCCCTAACCCCTACGCCCTGAACGCCACCTTCTACGAGCGGGAGGAACTAAGGGCGCGGCAGGGGGGGATGCAACTCAGGATGAACCCCGCCGACGCCGCGGCCAAGGGGCTTGCCGACGGCGAGCGGGTGGTGGCCTGGAACGCGCTCGGAGAGGTGACCTTCCTGCTCAAGACGACGGACAAGGTCCCCGCCTGCCTCGTGGTCGCGGAGGGGGTGTGGTGGCTCGCCTACGCGCCGGGGAGCCGCTCGGTGAACGCCCTCACCTCGCAGCGCCTGACCGACGAGGGCGGAGGAAGCACCTTCTACGACAACCGCGTCGACGTGCGCCGGGAGCTCTAA
- a CDS encoding chemotaxis protein CheV, with product MEPSNKILLESGTNELEIVEFRIDELDGKGNVVPCYFGVNVAKVREIIRLPNTRKVVNANPSVSGMIKLRDQVITLIDLSRALNKNCEGIVADRVIVLEFNRIIVGIQVHSVSRIYRISWEHVEPPVKAIHDANITGVVKMEDRIILILDFEKIIGELSSTMALAAPTDDLMLAHSSINRNEKTILVADDSAFIRKTMCGTLREAGYQVVEAENGEEAWEYVCTVRQQCADSGKAVTDSLHLVITDIEMPRMDGLHLTSLIRKEGTLDKLPVVIFSSLASEDNMLKWRDLGASGILTKPDLPHLVEKADTLVL from the coding sequence ATGGAACCGAGCAACAAGATCCTGTTGGAAAGCGGCACCAACGAACTGGAAATAGTGGAATTCAGAATAGACGAACTGGACGGCAAGGGGAACGTCGTCCCTTGCTACTTCGGCGTCAACGTCGCCAAGGTGCGCGAGATCATCAGGCTCCCCAACACGCGCAAGGTGGTCAACGCGAACCCGTCGGTGAGCGGCATGATCAAGCTGAGAGACCAGGTGATCACGCTGATCGACCTCTCCCGCGCGCTCAACAAGAACTGCGAAGGGATCGTCGCGGACCGCGTCATCGTCCTTGAATTCAACAGGATCATCGTAGGGATCCAAGTCCACTCGGTCTCCCGCATCTACCGCATCTCCTGGGAGCACGTGGAGCCGCCGGTAAAGGCGATCCACGACGCGAACATCACCGGCGTGGTCAAGATGGAGGACCGCATCATCCTGATCCTCGACTTCGAAAAGATCATAGGGGAACTCTCCTCCACCATGGCGCTGGCCGCCCCCACGGACGACCTCATGCTCGCCCACTCGTCGATCAACCGCAATGAGAAAACCATCCTCGTCGCGGACGACTCCGCCTTCATACGCAAGACCATGTGCGGGACCCTGCGCGAAGCCGGCTACCAGGTGGTGGAGGCGGAAAACGGCGAGGAGGCCTGGGAGTACGTCTGCACCGTGCGCCAGCAGTGCGCCGACAGCGGCAAGGCTGTAACCGACAGCCTGCACCTGGTCATCACCGACATCGAGATGCCCCGCATGGACGGGCTGCACCTCACCTCCCTGATCAGGAAGGAAGGGACGCTCGATAAGCTCCCCGTGGTGATCTTTTCCTCCCTCGCCAGCGAGGACAACATGCTTAAATGGCGGGACCTCGGGGCAAGCGGCATCCTCACCAAGCCCGACCTCCCCCACCTGGTCGAGAAGGCGGACACCCTTGTCCTTTGA
- a CDS encoding cytochrome c3 family protein, producing MKKIARSAAALIVVFAASQALAVGNGKKLEWNTSMGKVVFEGKDHAGKGMKCNECHTKIFKMKKDSAQMKMADINGGKYCGECHNGKRAFKPAGNCAKCHKK from the coding sequence ATGAAGAAGATCGCCAGATCGGCAGCAGCACTTATCGTGGTATTCGCAGCGTCGCAGGCCCTGGCCGTCGGCAACGGCAAGAAGCTGGAGTGGAACACCTCCATGGGGAAGGTGGTTTTCGAGGGGAAAGACCACGCCGGCAAAGGGATGAAGTGCAACGAATGCCACACGAAGATCTTCAAGATGAAGAAAGATTCGGCCCAGATGAAGATGGCGGACATCAACGGCGGAAAGTACTGCGGCGAGTGCCACAACGGCAAGAGGGCGTTCAAGCCTGCCGGCAACTGTGCCAAGTGTCACAAGAAGTAG
- a CDS encoding chromate transporter: MEKKAQKVTLAELAATFFMIGATGFGGGMAVVALVERRCVNEKKWLEHTEFMHGLAFSQILGPFSLNSCTFVGYYLRGALGGIVAATSFIAPSFLLVCLLSLLYFRYHQLPELKSALLGSNPIVIALILVAALGMARKNATRWDSATIALIAFAASAFFGVSGLTVLAIAGCWGLYQGWRAGRNN; this comes from the coding sequence ATGGAAAAAAAGGCGCAAAAAGTGACCCTGGCCGAACTGGCGGCAACCTTCTTCATGATAGGGGCGACCGGTTTCGGCGGGGGGATGGCGGTGGTGGCGCTGGTCGAGCGGCGCTGCGTGAACGAGAAAAAATGGCTGGAACATACCGAGTTCATGCACGGGCTTGCCTTCAGCCAGATCCTAGGTCCCTTTTCGCTCAACAGCTGCACCTTCGTCGGCTACTACCTGCGCGGAGCCTTGGGCGGCATAGTCGCCGCCACCTCGTTCATCGCCCCGTCCTTTCTGCTGGTCTGCCTTTTGAGCCTGCTTTACTTCCGCTACCACCAGCTCCCGGAGCTGAAGTCCGCCCTCCTTGGCTCCAACCCGATCGTCATCGCGCTGATCCTGGTGGCGGCTCTCGGGATGGCGCGCAAAAACGCCACCCGCTGGGACAGCGCGACCATCGCCTTGATCGCCTTTGCCGCCAGCGCCTTTTTCGGGGTGAGCGGTCTCACCGTGCTGGCCATCGCCGGGTGCTGGGGGTTGTACCAGGGGTGGCGCGCCGGGAGGAACAACTGA
- a CDS encoding GreA/GreB family elongation factor, which yields MVSNMISAEGRKRLQERYDFLWETERPRMVKNMADAAAEGDRSENAEYIYSKKRLREIDRELRHLGDRLKVVKVVYPPLNPSTVSFGCWVSYEDEEGEERCYQLVGPDEFDVTAGKISVDSPVGKALLGRKVDDEITIKRPAGDLTVTIVAISSSRPG from the coding sequence ATGGTAAGCAACATGATCAGCGCGGAAGGGCGCAAACGACTGCAGGAGCGCTACGACTTCCTGTGGGAGACGGAGCGGCCGCGCATGGTTAAGAATATGGCGGACGCGGCTGCGGAAGGGGACCGCTCCGAAAATGCCGAGTACATCTATTCGAAGAAGAGGCTGCGCGAGATCGATCGGGAACTGAGGCACTTGGGGGACCGGCTTAAGGTGGTGAAGGTGGTTTACCCGCCGCTGAACCCGTCCACGGTGAGCTTCGGCTGCTGGGTCAGCTACGAGGACGAGGAAGGGGAGGAACGCTGCTATCAGCTGGTGGGACCCGACGAGTTCGACGTAACCGCGGGAAAGATCAGCGTCGACTCGCCGGTCGGCAAGGCTCTTCTGGGGCGCAAGGTCGACGACGAGATCACCATCAAGCGCCCCGCCGGGGACCTGACCGTAACCATTGTCGCCATCAGTTCCAGCAGGCCCGGGTAA
- a CDS encoding TIGR04283 family arsenosugar biosynthesis glycosyltransferase: MSFEGSPELSVVVPVYNEEGNLLPFLGAMARQRELHLEVIISDGGSSDGGIGVARGFAKDAPFAMTVIEGAKGRGAQLNLGADAARAPLLLFLHVDSRFDDPLALRKAVDALEKARRADSRVAGRFSLCFDFEGAAPLPYRFYGAKATLDRPGCTHGDQGFMMGSDFFNELGTFQSVLPLMEDTFLAERVREKGSWILFPARIATSPRRFLMEGLLPRQSLNAILMNLATLGHLSLIQSLRQSYRSQDAAKRLELRPILRPLKLNMAQLPRRERWRLWYRTGSYVRSNAWQIAFFLDVVTGGAGDGKGGSFLSLHDRLLGRLIDNWAGNCAAALFTWFWFQATLRLCR, from the coding sequence TTGTCCTTTGAGGGGAGCCCCGAGCTGTCGGTCGTCGTGCCGGTGTACAACGAGGAGGGGAATCTGCTCCCCTTCTTGGGCGCGATGGCTAGGCAGCGCGAGCTGCACCTGGAGGTGATCATCTCCGACGGGGGTTCCAGCGACGGCGGCATCGGGGTTGCCCGCGGCTTCGCCAAGGACGCCCCCTTTGCTATGACAGTAATCGAGGGGGCCAAGGGAAGGGGAGCACAGTTGAACCTAGGGGCGGACGCGGCGCGTGCTCCCCTTTTGCTTTTTCTTCATGTGGATTCGAGATTCGATGACCCGCTGGCGCTGAGAAAAGCCGTGGACGCGCTCGAGAAAGCGCGCCGCGCTGACAGCAGGGTCGCCGGCCGCTTCTCCCTTTGCTTCGATTTCGAGGGGGCCGCCCCGCTCCCCTACCGCTTCTACGGGGCCAAGGCGACCTTGGACCGCCCCGGATGCACACACGGCGACCAAGGGTTCATGATGGGGAGCGACTTCTTCAACGAGCTCGGCACCTTCCAGAGCGTGCTCCCGCTCATGGAGGACACCTTCCTCGCCGAGAGGGTGAGGGAAAAGGGAAGCTGGATCCTCTTTCCAGCCCGCATCGCCACCTCGCCCCGCCGCTTCCTCATGGAGGGGCTCCTCCCACGGCAGAGCCTGAACGCCATCCTGATGAACTTAGCCACCCTCGGGCACCTCTCGCTGATCCAATCCCTGCGGCAAAGCTATCGCAGCCAGGACGCGGCGAAGCGTCTGGAGCTGCGCCCCATTCTGCGCCCCCTCAAGCTGAATATGGCGCAACTGCCGCGCCGGGAGCGGTGGCGGCTTTGGTACCGGACCGGGAGCTACGTGAGGAGCAACGCCTGGCAGATCGCGTTTTTTCTGGACGTGGTGACGGGGGGGGCGGGGGATGGGAAGGGGGGAAGTTTTCTCTCGCTGCACGACCGCCTTTTGGGGCGGCTCATCGACAACTGGGCCGGCAACTGCGCCGCGGCCCTTTTCACCTGGTTCTGGTTTCAGGCAACCTTGCGTCTTTGCCGCTAG
- a CDS encoding response regulator has product MAYPKIMLVDDTRLILELEKSFLKLSHVDVVTAGNGAEALELIRKDPPDLIFMDMHMPVMDGIACCTELKADPFLCGIPVVMLTTAGKEEDRELAKAAGCDNFLTKPVDRRLFLDLARKYTNAVDRREQRLPCRLPALFLVGKAPAAGLVLDIGDGGVFVATKERLLLHQRLRLALYLEGERPVLLELKGWAAWLNEEGKRVHSSLPAGFGMEFLELGEEESAALKSYLASLRPEEPSAS; this is encoded by the coding sequence ATGGCTTATCCAAAGATAATGCTGGTGGACGACACCCGGCTGATACTGGAGCTTGAGAAGAGTTTCCTCAAGTTGTCGCACGTGGACGTGGTAACCGCCGGCAACGGCGCGGAGGCGCTGGAGCTGATCCGTAAGGATCCCCCCGATCTGATCTTCATGGATATGCATATGCCTGTCATGGACGGCATCGCCTGCTGCACCGAACTCAAGGCCGACCCGTTTCTTTGCGGCATCCCGGTGGTGATGCTGACGACGGCGGGGAAGGAGGAAGACCGCGAGCTGGCCAAAGCGGCCGGCTGCGACAACTTCCTGACCAAACCGGTCGACCGCCGCTTATTCCTGGACCTGGCCCGCAAGTACACCAACGCCGTGGACCGGCGCGAGCAGCGTCTCCCCTGCCGTTTGCCGGCTCTGTTCCTGGTGGGCAAGGCCCCCGCCGCCGGCCTTGTCCTCGACATAGGCGACGGCGGCGTCTTCGTGGCAACCAAGGAGCGGCTGCTCTTGCACCAGAGGCTGCGCCTTGCGCTCTATCTGGAGGGGGAACGTCCGGTACTGCTGGAACTAAAAGGGTGGGCGGCCTGGCTGAACGAGGAGGGAAAACGCGTGCACAGTTCGCTGCCAGCCGGCTTCGGGATGGAGTTCCTGGAGTTGGGCGAAGAGGAGAGTGCGGCGCTGAAATCGTACCTCGCCTCGCTCAGGCCGGAAGAGCCGTCGGCATCCTAG
- a CDS encoding PilZ-like domain-containing protein has product MEDEYSEYREYLGEGMRIEIGIPLSGGGVFRDWAEVSEGNQDELVVQISRDVLPSEVRFDIGFILDVSVRVGVDVYTCSGIVIEKLGGRVLRIRLFGSFTLRERRQFFRIELGMRVKYDIIDESLRRDVERDWEVRKEHEHMKFQGYDDYVIAAQMARFRPAKPIEWQDLLRAQLNLGGGGVCLRIPQKVQPEQLMNLELHLPLDPPRVVHTVVRVIHIKPPRQLKDGSYRYDTGMQFDLLDERDRDLIFKQISVAQIEHLRKIADKRELGDVDGYGRRKLTPRQILARLAWVAVLLLLTWALTRFLSNYSPSNEIEKTYEQSLKKYRHQD; this is encoded by the coding sequence ATGGAAGACGAATACAGCGAGTACAGGGAATACCTCGGCGAGGGGATGCGCATCGAGATCGGGATCCCGCTTTCGGGCGGGGGCGTGTTCCGGGACTGGGCCGAAGTCAGCGAGGGGAACCAGGACGAACTGGTGGTGCAGATCTCGCGCGACGTCCTCCCTTCCGAGGTGCGCTTCGATATCGGCTTCATCCTCGATGTCAGCGTCCGGGTAGGGGTCGACGTCTACACCTGCAGTGGGATAGTCATCGAGAAGCTGGGTGGGCGGGTTTTGCGCATCCGCCTCTTCGGCTCGTTCACGCTGCGCGAGCGCCGTCAGTTCTTCCGCATCGAACTGGGGATGAGGGTCAAGTACGATATCATCGACGAATCGCTACGCAGGGACGTGGAAAGGGACTGGGAGGTCCGCAAAGAGCACGAGCACATGAAGTTCCAGGGGTACGACGATTACGTCATCGCGGCGCAGATGGCCCGCTTCCGCCCCGCCAAGCCGATCGAGTGGCAGGACCTGTTGCGTGCGCAGCTGAACCTCGGGGGGGGCGGGGTCTGCCTGAGGATCCCGCAGAAGGTCCAGCCCGAGCAGCTGATGAACCTGGAGCTGCATCTTCCCCTGGATCCTCCGCGGGTGGTGCATACGGTGGTCAGGGTGATCCACATCAAGCCCCCCCGGCAGCTCAAGGACGGCTCCTACCGCTACGACACCGGGATGCAGTTCGACCTTTTGGACGAGAGGGACCGCGACCTGATCTTCAAGCAGATCTCCGTGGCTCAGATCGAGCACCTGCGCAAGATAGCGGACAAGCGTGAGCTTGGAGACGTCGACGGCTATGGCCGGCGCAAGCTGACACCGCGGCAGATCCTGGCGCGGCTGGCCTGGGTCGCTGTCTTGCTGCTTTTGACCTGGGCGCTGACCAGGTTCCTCAGCAACTATTCCCCTTCCAACGAAATCGAGAAAACCTACGAGCAATCCCTCAAGAAGTACCGGCACCAGGACTGA
- a CDS encoding PilZ domain-containing protein — protein sequence MSEIRILIVVKDAETASAYVDAVTESGATCDVAHSFQEMSALATDRVYNGIVVDILTLVRCSKEEKVIAYEIINLFPVLRVKWEPRHKKIKLTPLEQSFSPDTDSALRFFIQTRCKAFPARSLRKEKRKLVNLNLLYCRDNRFLDGEACKSFTINISPTGVFLHTMEEFRVGETIWLRFLEFADQTPVEATVCWSQRWGVTRCVPGAGVKFESLTESQRQDVDRIVNL from the coding sequence ATGTCAGAAATAAGGATACTCATAGTCGTAAAAGATGCTGAGACAGCCAGCGCGTACGTCGATGCGGTGACAGAGAGTGGAGCCACCTGTGACGTCGCGCACTCCTTCCAGGAGATGTCCGCCCTGGCGACAGACAGGGTCTACAACGGTATTGTCGTCGACATCCTTACCTTGGTGCGCTGCAGCAAGGAAGAGAAAGTCATAGCCTACGAGATTATCAACCTCTTCCCGGTATTGCGGGTCAAGTGGGAGCCGCGGCACAAGAAGATCAAGCTGACCCCGCTGGAGCAGAGCTTTTCGCCGGACACCGACTCGGCGCTTAGGTTTTTCATCCAGACCCGCTGCAAGGCCTTTCCCGCGCGGTCGCTGCGCAAGGAGAAGCGCAAGCTGGTCAACCTGAACCTGCTTTACTGCCGTGACAACCGCTTCCTGGACGGGGAGGCGTGCAAGTCGTTCACCATCAACATCAGTCCGACCGGGGTGTTTCTGCACACAATGGAGGAATTCCGGGTCGGCGAAACGATCTGGCTCCGTTTTCTGGAGTTCGCCGACCAGACCCCAGTCGAGGCCACCGTCTGCTGGTCGCAGCGGTGGGGAGTCACCCGCTGCGTCCCCGGCGCCGGCGTCAAGTTCGAGTCTCTTACCGAGAGCCAGAGGCAGGACGTAGATCGCATCGTCAACCTCTGA